In Panacibacter ginsenosidivorans, the following proteins share a genomic window:
- a CDS encoding DinB family protein, translated as MKYLFMAFLSMTISAGYTQSNNTVPTLKSILLEQLRTTHNVKDWFVPANIAVEGLTAEQANWKDSSGNHSIAQLVTHIIFWNQQSLAKFKGEKAAAFNGDNKETFSPVDKNTWDATVKKLDDVLTEWEKVVEAADETKLKEWYSTIAHIGTHNAYHTGQIIYIRKMKGWWDEDKGVK; from the coding sequence ATGAAATATTTATTTATGGCCTTTCTGTCAATGACCATATCTGCGGGATACACACAATCAAATAATACTGTGCCTACATTAAAATCAATTTTACTGGAACAATTACGTACCACGCATAATGTGAAAGATTGGTTTGTGCCTGCAAACATTGCTGTAGAAGGGCTTACAGCAGAGCAGGCAAACTGGAAAGATAGCAGCGGAAATCATTCAATTGCGCAACTGGTCACACATATTATTTTTTGGAACCAACAGTCACTCGCCAAATTTAAAGGAGAAAAGGCTGCCGCATTTAATGGTGACAATAAGGAAACATTTTCTCCGGTTGATAAAAATACCTGGGATGCAACTGTAAAAAAATTAGACGATGTTCTAACAGAATGGGAAAAAGTTGTAGAGGCTGCTGATGAAACGAAACTGAAAGAATGGTATTCTACTATTGCACATATAGGTACGCACAACGCCTATCATACCGGGCAGATCATTTACATAAGAAAAATGAAAGGCTGGTGGGATGAGGATAAAGGAGTGAAATAG